One part of the Kineosporia corallincola genome encodes these proteins:
- a CDS encoding DNA-binding protein produces the protein MNVGQQRDRPATAGHADTVYDAWERFVRGDDQVLGVRPEVAISWHRCRERYRVDPQLTEAPVAMAEIQHTPEHDGVFAELGFRAAAVAQDVGFAGGVLTVTDSTGRILAEWGDAATLARAAEANLAPWFCWSEAAAGTNGMGMALEAHGPVLVRGAEHWCQAFHDWTCAGIAVRDVVSREPIAVLNISCWRSQLPSYAGSWLTNAASTTQGQLRRRARTSGGELVAAYTQARASSTGSLAAMDTAGKVVIADESASVLMGVPAATPALDPTVRWNPGLPQLIGAIRYASSQAARNPDWVGSTQVFTHLTADPTPVVVRPVFLARHLIGHLVRFGACDAAPMPEQPERPGQAGPAATRRVVATRDNRMVLLRPPEIRSAESDGNDVWLSTDQGRLRAASPSLDRLGGELAAAGFLRVHRQYVVNLGRVREVERGRGGELFLIMDGEETVPVSRRNAPAVRRALDF, from the coding sequence GTGAATGTTGGGCAGCAGCGCGACCGGCCGGCGACGGCCGGCCATGCGGACACCGTGTACGACGCCTGGGAACGCTTCGTCCGGGGCGACGACCAGGTGCTCGGCGTCCGGCCCGAGGTGGCCATCTCCTGGCACCGCTGCCGGGAGAGATACCGGGTCGACCCGCAACTCACCGAGGCCCCGGTCGCCATGGCCGAGATCCAGCACACGCCCGAGCACGACGGGGTGTTCGCCGAGCTCGGCTTCCGGGCGGCGGCGGTCGCCCAGGACGTCGGCTTCGCCGGTGGCGTGCTCACCGTCACCGACTCCACCGGCCGCATCCTGGCCGAGTGGGGCGATGCGGCCACGCTGGCCCGGGCCGCGGAGGCCAACCTGGCCCCCTGGTTCTGCTGGTCCGAGGCCGCGGCCGGCACCAACGGCATGGGCATGGCGCTGGAGGCGCACGGCCCGGTGCTGGTGCGCGGCGCCGAGCACTGGTGCCAGGCCTTCCACGACTGGACCTGCGCCGGGATCGCGGTGCGCGACGTGGTCAGTCGCGAGCCCATCGCCGTCCTCAACATCTCCTGCTGGCGCAGTCAGCTGCCCTCGTACGCGGGCAGCTGGCTGACCAACGCGGCGTCCACCACCCAGGGCCAGCTGCGCCGGCGCGCCCGCACCAGCGGCGGTGAGCTGGTCGCCGCGTACACCCAGGCCCGCGCCTCCTCCACCGGGTCCCTGGCCGCGATGGACACGGCCGGCAAGGTGGTGATCGCCGACGAGAGCGCGAGCGTGCTGATGGGTGTGCCCGCCGCGACCCCGGCCCTGGACCCCACCGTGCGCTGGAATCCCGGCCTGCCGCAACTGATCGGCGCCATCCGCTACGCCAGCTCGCAGGCGGCCCGCAACCCGGACTGGGTCGGGTCCACCCAGGTGTTCACCCACCTCACCGCCGACCCGACGCCGGTCGTCGTGCGTCCCGTGTTCCTGGCCCGTCACCTGATCGGGCACCTGGTCCGGTTCGGTGCCTGCGACGCCGCCCCGATGCCCGAGCAGCCCGAGCGCCCGGGACAGGCCGGCCCGGCGGCGACGCGCCGGGTGGTCGCCACCCGCGACAACCGGATGGTGCTGCTGCGCCCGCCGGAGATCCGCTCCGCCGAGTCGGACGGGAACGACGTGTGGCTCTCGACCGACCAGGGACGCCTGCGGGCCGCCTCACCGAGCCTGGACCGGCTCGGCGGCGAGCTCGCCGCGGCCGGGTTCCTGCGCGTGCACCGGCAGTACGTGGTCAACCTCGGCCGGGTGCGGGAGGTCGAACGCGGGCGCGGCGGTGAGCTTTTCCTGATCATGGACGGCGAGGAGACGGTACCGGTCTCCCGCCGCAACGCCCCGGCCGTGCGCCGCGCCCTGGACTTCTGA
- a CDS encoding ATP-grasp domain-containing protein, translating to MIRRLAWVSATGARGLDEDEDLAVPALRRAGVEVDVVVWDDPRVAWGTYDRVVLRSTWDYTQRLEPFLAWLETVAAVTDLRNPVPMLRWSMDKHYLADLERAGVPITPTGFAEPGELPVFPAGEFVVKPAVGAGSRDAAGYGDQEHDLALAHVRKLHEQGVSVLVQPLLGSVAEHGEWPMVFLGGRFSHGANKRVTLPRGGVVETLFAPETSVSHTADAAQLAVARRAVDLVTRRFGVPTYARVDLVRDDRGEPVVLELELVEPSLFLPYAGPEAVTNLVAALGG from the coding sequence GTGATCAGACGACTCGCCTGGGTCTCCGCGACCGGCGCACGCGGACTGGACGAGGACGAGGACCTGGCGGTGCCGGCTCTGCGGCGGGCGGGCGTCGAGGTGGACGTGGTGGTGTGGGACGACCCGCGGGTCGCCTGGGGCACCTACGACCGGGTGGTGCTGCGCTCCACCTGGGACTACACCCAGCGGCTGGAGCCGTTCCTGGCCTGGCTGGAGACCGTCGCCGCGGTGACCGACCTGCGCAACCCGGTGCCGATGCTGCGCTGGAGCATGGACAAGCACTACCTGGCCGACCTGGAGCGGGCCGGGGTGCCGATCACGCCCACCGGGTTCGCCGAGCCGGGGGAGCTGCCGGTGTTCCCGGCCGGCGAGTTCGTGGTGAAACCGGCCGTGGGGGCGGGCAGCCGGGACGCCGCCGGGTACGGCGACCAGGAGCACGACCTGGCCCTGGCGCACGTGCGCAAGCTGCACGAGCAGGGCGTGTCCGTGCTGGTGCAGCCGCTGCTGGGGTCGGTGGCCGAGCACGGGGAGTGGCCGATGGTGTTCCTCGGCGGGCGTTTCAGCCACGGTGCGAACAAGCGCGTCACGCTGCCGCGCGGGGGCGTGGTCGAGACCCTGTTCGCCCCGGAGACCAGCGTGTCGCACACCGCGGACGCGGCGCAGCTGGCGGTCGCCCGGCGGGCCGTCGACCTGGTGACGCGGCGCTTCGGGGTGCCCACCTACGCCCGGGTGGACCTGGTGCGCGACGACCGGGGGGAGCCGGTGGTGCTGGAGCTGGAACTGGTCGAGCCGTCGCTGTTCCTGCCCTACGCGGGGCCGGAGGCGGTGACGAATCTGGTTGCGGCGCTGGGAGGCTGA
- a CDS encoding ANTAR domain-containing protein yields the protein MFDPHPTSDLPHGLDRVQAVLARFGALTSDWPTTSGTPGSPDPVNPSNPLGLPDSLCLAARDALNVDAAAICVFHGPSVSVPVAVSDPHAARAEEFHFGIGDGPCLTTSTRHPELIPDISAPGARNSWPLYTAMLPEIAPYRAVFAFPLSPAPVPATSTTLTPATSTATSAGGTARPIGALRLYRRTTGPLDDEPAAAAVATEIARRLLTGLQDDEAGLRLLQDRALRHRSRVWQAQNLIMRTHRVPFGDALDLLRAAAFGHDRPLREHADDVLAGRSPMPTL from the coding sequence GTGTTCGACCCCCACCCCACCTCCGACCTGCCGCACGGCCTGGACCGGGTCCAGGCCGTGCTGGCCAGGTTCGGGGCACTGACCAGCGACTGGCCGACGACGTCCGGAACCCCGGGCTCACCGGACCCCGTCAACCCGTCGAACCCCCTCGGCCTGCCGGACTCCCTCTGTCTGGCCGCCCGCGACGCCCTGAACGTCGACGCCGCCGCGATCTGTGTGTTCCACGGCCCGTCGGTCTCCGTGCCGGTCGCCGTGAGCGACCCGCACGCCGCCCGCGCCGAGGAGTTCCACTTCGGCATCGGCGACGGCCCCTGCCTGACCACGAGCACCCGCCACCCCGAACTGATTCCGGACATCTCCGCCCCCGGGGCCCGGAACTCCTGGCCGCTCTACACCGCCATGCTTCCCGAAATCGCGCCCTACCGCGCCGTCTTCGCGTTCCCCCTGAGCCCGGCCCCGGTCCCGGCCACGAGCACAACCCTGACCCCGGCCACGAGCACAGCCACGAGCGCGGGCGGAACAGCCCGGCCGATCGGCGCGCTCAGGCTCTACCGCCGCACGACCGGCCCCCTCGACGACGAGCCGGCCGCGGCTGCCGTCGCCACCGAGATCGCCCGCCGGCTGCTGACCGGGCTCCAGGACGACGAGGCCGGCCTGCGTCTGCTCCAGGACCGCGCCCTGCGGCACCGCTCGCGGGTCTGGCAGGCGCAGAACCTGATCATGCGCACCCACCGGGTGCCGTTCGGCGACGCCCTGGACCTGCTGCGCGCCGCCGCCTTCGGCCACGACCGCCCGCTGCGGGAGCACGCGGACGACGTCCTGGCCGGCCGATCCCCGATGCCCACCCTGTAA
- a CDS encoding SCO7613 C-terminal domain-containing membrane protein: MSSAQGGLPEQVGAAYRAVPELHRLLLDPTRCPNCAAVLPGPRCAVCGIDLTGPEGVGIHELSRTAASALERRETLLQHLREQARTRNAAAAGEPVQQAPAPQPGTPGAPVPVAPAPVTAAGGPPVAPPSGPPLGLTWRDPQPRRRLSVNTILVGTGALLLAVAAIGFLIFSWNSMPLAARAAVIAGITLAALGTATWLRPRLPETAEAVGALAVVLVLGDGWAIRRTGLFGADRADGLVYLGATLLAAGLLVGGWGRLRQVRAGTHAAAVLLPLGPFFLVPGAFDGTTDLAWVLGPLAGSALALLRRTLPAGWWTERVLARGTAAGMLVAAAGVAWFGLSLEHLAVAGTLAVTLLTAAQTWADRDAGLPVNRGWSLATGVLAVATGLVAGVDLTITSGIPGITGLIPVTLLAGLVLVAASRLTPAPAAALRRTALAAGAFAATALVAVPGLLLAAWALLRPVLDEPRSNRAGTRVDHVGVTHSDTTQLWLVALGCLAVLAATAWAAGAGRPWPRRVRDLLRTTPPALLAGAAALLVLAPSAAVVTSVVALILLSAVASAIAVRRAGSRIAGLLWITAGLTGVLGATLAWVTEELPGAVTVLAALALLAARRRITGTDQDAQLGRGALALLAGCAWPAAVAVLAGQAGAGSGTGWSGTGWSGGVGSGGVIGTPLIWAALIGALTSGLLLTVPRLPLPRLPLPRLPSPRLPLPRLPLPAAAAGRAEWSGADRFAAAVPGLAVLLAALTTTTSPGDGPTWPLPTLLAAALLVAAGTALLVRPVVSRTLPVLAPIAAAVSAPLLAVLAWSLVRALADGDEATRGMVWALAAAAATAVVTVLVLAGPGAAPAYRDRRLGAETGLMVTGAMAVSHAFVPGPGDRLWLVLLIVGVCATAITLTPGRQQLGWLAGILLTASSWTRLADAEVGLVEAYTVPPALVLLGVQFWSRRRDSSQPFSLRPVHFVLVPSVIAAGLREETARPVALLALSAVVVGGGLLLIRAGRDPRVLRPLMLSAAVTAAATALLRVNRDINYEFQISLSTLEAWTLPAAVILLAHGVDRFQRLERGEGPAGSGRLTGSGRPGGPNPGDAWPVSWIAFAPGLAFSLVPGVWCGLAGTPGPDARPFLVLLLAAVTAVAGAWKRLQAPLVLGAAALVVEALMLLSPWMRTVGETVPLWAWAAVVGLALLVLGGGYERRLDQLRTVRSRLAALR; this comes from the coding sequence ATGAGTTCTGCCCAGGGGGGCTTGCCCGAACAAGTGGGGGCGGCGTATCGCGCCGTCCCGGAGTTACACCGTCTGCTTCTCGATCCGACCCGGTGCCCGAACTGCGCCGCGGTGCTGCCCGGACCGCGCTGCGCGGTCTGCGGGATCGATCTGACCGGGCCCGAGGGCGTGGGGATCCATGAGCTGAGCCGCACCGCCGCGAGTGCGCTGGAACGGCGTGAGACGCTGTTGCAGCACCTGCGCGAGCAGGCCCGCACCCGCAACGCGGCCGCGGCGGGTGAGCCGGTCCAGCAGGCACCGGCCCCACAACCGGGGACGCCCGGAGCTCCGGTTCCCGTCGCCCCGGCACCGGTCACCGCGGCCGGTGGGCCACCCGTCGCACCGCCGTCCGGTCCCCCGCTCGGCCTGACCTGGCGTGATCCGCAACCACGGCGCCGGCTCAGCGTCAACACGATCCTGGTGGGCACCGGTGCATTGCTGCTGGCCGTGGCCGCCATCGGGTTCCTGATCTTCTCCTGGAACAGCATGCCGCTGGCCGCCCGGGCCGCGGTGATCGCCGGGATCACGCTGGCCGCGCTCGGCACCGCCACCTGGCTGCGGCCGCGACTGCCGGAGACCGCCGAGGCGGTGGGGGCGCTGGCCGTGGTGCTGGTGCTCGGTGACGGCTGGGCGATCCGGCGCACCGGGCTGTTCGGCGCCGACCGGGCCGACGGCCTGGTCTACCTCGGCGCCACCCTGCTGGCCGCCGGGCTCCTGGTCGGGGGCTGGGGGCGGCTCCGGCAGGTGCGGGCAGGCACCCACGCGGCGGCGGTGCTGCTACCGCTCGGCCCGTTCTTCCTGGTGCCCGGTGCGTTCGACGGCACGACCGACCTGGCCTGGGTGCTGGGTCCGCTGGCCGGTTCCGCGCTCGCCCTGCTACGGCGCACCCTGCCCGCGGGCTGGTGGACCGAGCGTGTGCTGGCACGGGGGACGGCCGCCGGGATGCTGGTCGCGGCGGCCGGGGTGGCCTGGTTCGGGCTGTCCCTCGAGCATCTCGCCGTAGCCGGGACCCTCGCGGTCACGCTGCTCACCGCCGCGCAGACCTGGGCCGATCGCGATGCCGGGCTGCCGGTGAACCGGGGCTGGTCGCTGGCCACCGGCGTCCTGGCGGTCGCGACGGGTCTGGTGGCGGGCGTCGACCTGACGATCACCTCCGGGATCCCCGGCATCACCGGGCTGATCCCGGTGACGCTGCTGGCCGGTCTGGTGCTGGTCGCGGCCTCCCGGCTCACCCCGGCGCCCGCCGCCGCCCTGCGCCGCACCGCCCTGGCCGCCGGGGCGTTCGCGGCCACCGCGCTGGTCGCCGTGCCCGGCCTGCTGCTCGCCGCCTGGGCGTTGCTTCGCCCGGTGCTGGACGAACCCCGCAGCAACCGGGCGGGCACCCGCGTCGACCACGTCGGTGTGACGCACTCCGACACGACCCAGCTGTGGCTGGTGGCCCTCGGCTGCCTGGCCGTGCTGGCCGCAACCGCCTGGGCCGCCGGAGCCGGCCGGCCCTGGCCACGCCGCGTGCGCGACCTGCTGCGGACCACCCCGCCGGCACTGCTGGCGGGTGCCGCCGCACTGCTGGTGCTGGCCCCGTCGGCCGCGGTCGTCACGAGCGTGGTGGCCCTGATCCTGTTGTCCGCCGTGGCCTCCGCGATCGCGGTGCGCAGGGCCGGGAGCCGGATCGCCGGTCTGCTGTGGATCACCGCCGGCCTGACCGGCGTGCTCGGCGCCACCCTGGCCTGGGTCACCGAGGAACTGCCCGGCGCGGTCACCGTCCTGGCGGCCCTGGCCCTGCTCGCGGCCCGGCGCCGGATCACCGGCACCGACCAGGACGCTCAGCTGGGCCGGGGCGCGCTCGCCCTGCTGGCCGGATGCGCCTGGCCGGCGGCCGTCGCCGTGCTGGCCGGGCAGGCCGGCGCCGGGTCGGGCACGGGCTGGTCGGGCACGGGCTGGTCGGGCGGGGTCGGGTCGGGCGGGGTCATCGGCACGCCGCTGATCTGGGCCGCCCTGATCGGCGCCCTGACCTCGGGCCTCCTGCTCACGGTGCCGCGCCTGCCCTTGCCCCGCCTGCCCTTGCCCCGCCTGCCCTCGCCCCGCCTGCCCTTGCCCCGCCTGCCCTTGCCGGCCGCGGCTGCGGGCCGGGCCGAGTGGAGCGGCGCCGACCGGTTCGCGGCCGCCGTGCCCGGTCTCGCGGTGCTCCTGGCCGCGCTGACCACCACCACCTCACCCGGCGACGGCCCCACCTGGCCCCTGCCCACGCTGCTGGCGGCTGCGCTGCTGGTCGCCGCCGGCACGGCCCTGCTGGTGCGGCCGGTGGTCTCGCGGACGCTTCCGGTGCTCGCGCCGATCGCGGCCGCGGTCTCGGCACCGCTGCTGGCGGTGCTGGCCTGGTCGCTGGTGCGGGCGCTCGCGGACGGCGACGAGGCGACCCGGGGCATGGTCTGGGCCCTGGCCGCCGCGGCGGCGACCGCCGTCGTCACGGTGCTGGTGCTGGCCGGTCCCGGTGCCGCCCCGGCCTACCGGGATCGCCGGCTCGGCGCCGAGACCGGGCTGATGGTGACCGGGGCGATGGCCGTCTCGCACGCCTTCGTCCCGGGCCCGGGCGACCGGCTCTGGCTGGTGCTGCTGATCGTCGGGGTCTGCGCCACCGCGATCACCCTGACCCCCGGACGTCAGCAGCTCGGCTGGCTCGCCGGGATTCTGCTCACCGCCTCCAGCTGGACCCGGCTGGCGGACGCCGAGGTCGGCCTCGTCGAGGCCTACACCGTGCCGCCCGCCCTGGTCCTGCTCGGCGTGCAGTTCTGGTCGCGCCGCCGGGACTCCTCGCAGCCGTTCAGCCTGCGCCCGGTGCACTTCGTGCTGGTACCGAGCGTGATCGCGGCCGGGCTGCGCGAGGAGACGGCGCGCCCGGTCGCCCTGCTGGCCCTCTCGGCCGTGGTGGTCGGGGGCGGGCTGCTGCTGATCCGCGCGGGCCGTGACCCGCGGGTGCTGCGCCCGCTCATGCTGTCCGCCGCGGTGACCGCGGCGGCCACGGCGCTGCTGCGGGTGAACCGGGACATCAACTACGAGTTCCAGATCTCCCTGAGCACCCTGGAGGCCTGGACCCTCCCCGCCGCCGTGATCCTCCTGGCCCACGGGGTGGACCGGTTCCAGCGGCTGGAACGTGGCGAAGGCCCGGCCGGTTCCGGGCGTCTCACCGGTTCCGGGCGTCCCGGTGGCCCGAACCCCGGGGACGCCTGGCCGGTCTCCTGGATCGCATTCGCGCCCGGACTGGCGTTCTCGCTGGTGCCCGGGGTCTGGTGCGGTCTGGCCGGCACGCCGGGTCCGGACGCCCGCCCCTTCCTGGTGCTGCTGCTGGCGGCGGTGACGGCGGTCGCCGGCGCGTGGAAGCGTCTCCAGGCCCCGCTGGTGCTGGGCGCGGCGGCGCTGGTGGTCGAGGCCCTGATGCTGTTGTCGCCGTGGATGCGGACCGTCGGCGAGACGGTTCCCCTGTGGGCGTGGGCGGCCGTCGTCGGCCTCGCCCTGTTGGTGCTCGGCGGCGGTTACGAACGCCGGCTGGACCAGCTACGCACGGTGCGCTCGCGTCTGGCGGCGCTGCGCTGA